In Aridibaculum aurantiacum, the following proteins share a genomic window:
- the trmD gene encoding tRNA (guanosine(37)-N1)-methyltransferase TrmD, giving the protein MKIDIISVLPELMESPLSHSIMKRAQDKGLLQVEVHPLRKWAVNKHGQVDDYQFGGGAGMVMMCEPLATAIDELQEKNGKYDEIIYMTPDGARFEQRTANILSMKQQLLIICGHYKGIDERIREHYVTMEISIGDYVLSGGEIAAAVVVDAIGRLLPGVLNDETSALFDSFQDNLLAPPVYTRPADFRGWKVPDVLLGGDPKKVDEWRHEQSIKRTKERRPDLYDEE; this is encoded by the coding sequence ATGAAGATCGACATCATATCTGTATTGCCGGAGCTAATGGAGAGCCCGCTATCGCACAGTATAATGAAGCGTGCACAGGACAAAGGGCTGCTGCAGGTAGAGGTACATCCTTTACGCAAATGGGCCGTTAACAAACATGGCCAGGTAGACGATTACCAGTTTGGTGGCGGCGCCGGTATGGTGATGATGTGCGAGCCGTTGGCCACCGCCATTGATGAACTACAGGAAAAGAACGGCAAATACGATGAGATCATTTACATGACTCCCGACGGCGCTCGTTTTGAACAACGCACCGCCAACATACTGTCAATGAAACAACAGCTACTGATCATCTGTGGTCATTACAAAGGCATAGATGAGCGTATTCGTGAGCATTATGTAACCATGGAGATCTCTATTGGAGATTATGTACTAAGTGGCGGCGAAATAGCTGCTGCAGTGGTTGTAGACGCTATTGGCAGGCTGCTGCCAGGCGTTCTGAACGATGAGACCTCTGCCCTGTTTGATTCATTCCAGGACAATCTATTGGCGCCTCCTGTGTATACACGCCCTGCTGACTTCAGAGGTTGGAAAGTGCCAGATGTACTGCTTGGTGGCGATCCTAAAAAAGTAGACGAATGGCGTCATGAGCAATCCATCAAGCGAACAAAAGAACGCCGCCCAGACCTATATGACGAAGAGTAA
- a CDS encoding RNA-binding S4 domain-containing protein, with amino-acid sequence MAEKEKLRIDKYLWSIRLFKTRSLASEACDKGRVRMQGAPVKASKTVNIGDEYEVKTEAKKWVIKVTGLLHNRVQFSEAIKYYLDLTPEENLEIAKVQASSFHTGKRLSKIGRPTKKERRDLEDFTGAPGEPEE; translated from the coding sequence ATGGCTGAAAAAGAAAAACTAAGAATAGATAAGTACTTATGGTCAATCCGCTTATTTAAGACCCGTAGCCTGGCATCAGAAGCCTGCGATAAAGGTAGAGTTAGAATGCAGGGAGCACCTGTCAAAGCGTCTAAAACAGTGAACATTGGAGATGAATACGAGGTGAAGACAGAAGCAAAAAAATGGGTGATAAAAGTGACCGGGCTGCTACACAACCGCGTGCAGTTCAGCGAAGCAATCAAGTACTACCTTGACCTTACACCAGAAGAAAACCTGGAGATCGCAAAAGTACAGGCTTCATCTTTTCATACAGGCAAGCGCTTGAGTAAGATTGGCAGGCCAACCAAAAAAGAACGCCGCGACCTGGAAGATTTTACAGGCGCCCCCGGTGAACCGGAAGAATAA
- a CDS encoding SUMF1/EgtB/PvdO family nonheme iron enzyme produces the protein MQRLLRLKHFTLVLAAAAALGSCKAKKAKSDMTGWNYNDKNMGGFHVAKAKDIKTGPGLVFVQGGTFTMGATNEDIMGDWNNIPRRVTVNSFFIDKTEVANVHYREYIHWIENVFSDPQYEAVVEGAKPDTLVWRSELAYNEPYVEYYFRHPSYNFYPVVGVNWKQAHDFCIWRTDRVNQNELIQAGYQNKNVLKTELQGGGQENFNTKAYLMGEYQGVPGKPKKGGLVDAQGRPRNTVRFDDGILLPGYRLPTEAEWEYAALGYINQNPQVRGSEKKRGEELVSNKQIFSWNNDGYDNLRATRRGTWQGSFLANFKRGSGDNMGTAGGLNDRSAIPAEVTAFFPNGFGVYNMSGNVSEWVADVYRPLTNVDADDFNPYRGNRFQKVDMSGGQGNLRDDLGRIKMVDEVDSTLRNRRNYQRSYAINYMDGDSLTNTQYGYGITTLISDKSRVIKGGSWNDRAYWLSPGARRFLEEDQSSNTVGFRCAMTHFGAPEGKGRKTGNFFPSRRQKR, from the coding sequence ATGCAAAGATTATTGCGTCTTAAACATTTTACGCTGGTTTTAGCGGCTGCCGCTGCTTTAGGCTCGTGCAAGGCTAAAAAAGCCAAAAGCGACATGACCGGCTGGAATTACAACGACAAGAACATGGGTGGTTTTCATGTCGCAAAAGCCAAAGACATTAAAACCGGACCGGGATTAGTGTTTGTTCAGGGTGGTACCTTTACAATGGGCGCAACCAACGAAGACATCATGGGCGACTGGAACAATATTCCACGCCGTGTAACTGTCAACTCATTTTTTATTGATAAAACAGAAGTAGCAAACGTTCACTACCGTGAGTACATTCACTGGATTGAGAACGTGTTCAGCGATCCTCAATATGAAGCAGTGGTAGAAGGTGCTAAGCCTGATACACTGGTTTGGAGAAGCGAACTTGCTTACAACGAACCTTACGTAGAATATTATTTCCGTCACCCATCTTACAACTTTTATCCTGTAGTAGGTGTAAACTGGAAGCAGGCGCACGATTTCTGTATCTGGCGTACCGACAGGGTTAACCAGAACGAGTTGATCCAGGCTGGCTACCAGAACAAGAATGTTCTGAAAACAGAACTGCAAGGTGGTGGACAAGAAAACTTCAATACCAAAGCTTACCTGATGGGTGAATACCAGGGTGTACCTGGCAAACCTAAAAAAGGTGGATTGGTAGACGCACAAGGTCGTCCTCGTAACACCGTACGTTTCGATGATGGTATCCTGTTGCCTGGTTACCGCCTGCCTACAGAGGCTGAGTGGGAATATGCAGCATTGGGTTACATCAATCAAAACCCACAAGTACGTGGCAGCGAGAAGAAACGTGGTGAGGAATTGGTTTCTAACAAGCAGATATTCTCATGGAACAACGATGGATACGATAACCTGCGTGCAACCCGTCGTGGTACATGGCAAGGTAGCTTCCTGGCTAACTTTAAGCGCGGAAGTGGTGATAACATGGGTACTGCCGGTGGTCTGAACGACCGTTCTGCTATCCCTGCCGAGGTTACAGCATTCTTCCCTAACGGGTTTGGTGTGTACAATATGAGTGGTAACGTGAGCGAGTGGGTAGCCGATGTTTATCGTCCGCTTACCAATGTAGATGCTGACGATTTCAACCCATACCGTGGTAACAGGTTCCAGAAAGTGGATATGTCTGGTGGACAAGGTAATCTTCGCGACGATCTTGGACGCATTAAAATGGTGGACGAAGTAGACTCTACTTTACGTAACCGCCGCAACTACCAACGTTCTTACGCTATTAACTATATGGATGGTGACTCACTTACCAATACCCAGTATGGTTATGGTATCACTACCCTTATCAGCGACAAGAGCCGCGTTATCAAAGGTGGTAGCTGGAACGACAGAGCTTATTGGTTGAGCCCAGGTGCCCGTCGTTTCCTGGAAGAAGATCAGAGCAGTAACACCGTAGGTTTCCGTTGCGCTATGACGCATTTTGGAGCTCCTGAAGGTAAAGGCCGCAAAACTGGTAACTTCTTCCCTTCGCGCAGACAAAAGAGATAA
- the porU gene encoding type IX secretion system sortase PorU, which translates to MKRLPIFLILLAVFPYLAGAQRTYSSQSVLANGNFYKIAVAKEGVYKIDIAFFNALGINSQSIPSASIRLYGNGGGMLPENNAVSRIDDLYENAIQVVDGGDGVLNGSDYFLFYSAGPDAWQKDSLGQRFNFVKNLYSNVCYYYISIGGTGKRIQTSSATGTGIPVSTFDDRIAHEVDTINFLRSGKQWYGEEFSSTPGNTLHRSFTYTFPSIVAGSPLTFRTNIAARSVGAASRFEIRVNGQNLPMINIPAVSGNILEAFAVENQLEAAVPAGQEAVTINYSFIPGTFNAQGWLNWLQVSCRRNLVMTGIRQQPFRDWHSVGAGNTATFSLSGATANAQVWEVTNPLEPLRMNLQGSGNVSFSNDAGRLREYIYISGEEFLVPTVVGKVNNQNLHAPAVVDYIIVTNALLRGEANKLAAFHAQHSGMKVTVATTEEIFNEFASGIPDPAAVRDYVKMFYDRAGADTTKRPKYLLLFGDASFDYKNRVAANTNLVPSYQSINSLDPLATYTSDDFFGLLDDADDINLNSPPGLLDIGIGRIPAATAAEAKLFVEKIIHYHSPATLGSWRNNLTFVADDEDGNLHLNDAELISANAHTANPLYNQYKIYLDAFRQESGSGGSRYPAVNQAIINQMFNGNLVWNYSGHGGSQRLAEEAIFDRDLINQLNNEDKLPLMITATCDFAPFDDPANKSLGESLLVDYKKGAIALTTTTRLVFAFSNRIINNAYLQFALQPDAAGKYRSLGEAIRITKNHTLNASADVVNNRKFTLLGDPAMRLAFPEWKVQVQAVNGLPATAADTLKALEECTITGILTDNNGIQLHSFNGTIYPTVFDKAQPVSTLANDPGSLPTTFNQQTNVVYKGKATVTNGYFSFRFIVPKDINYQLGNGRMSFYAENGSKDANGLFTNFFIGGTGNTAINDEEGPSLKAYLNDEKFVNGGLVNEQPLLIIKLKDSSGINTTGTGIGHDITAILDGDEKNLLVLNDFYEADIDNYKQGTVRFQLPLLQPGPHTLKVKAWDVANNSNETFLEFVVARSENLQLQHVLNYPNPFTNRTSFWFEHNQPGSSLKTLIQIYSVSGKLVHQLQKIVQSDGNRSTEIEWDGCDSYGSRLGRGVYIYRIVVTGADGKRAEKLEKLYIL; encoded by the coding sequence ATGAAGCGCCTCCCAATCTTTTTAATCCTTCTTGCAGTTTTTCCTTACTTAGCTGGGGCGCAACGTACGTATTCTTCTCAATCTGTGTTGGCCAATGGCAACTTCTACAAGATTGCAGTTGCTAAGGAGGGCGTGTATAAAATAGATATTGCTTTTTTTAATGCGCTGGGAATAAACAGTCAAAGCATCCCGTCTGCTTCTATTCGCTTGTATGGTAATGGCGGTGGTATGTTGCCGGAAAACAATGCTGTTTCGCGCATAGATGATCTGTATGAAAATGCTATCCAGGTAGTAGATGGTGGTGATGGAGTTTTGAATGGTAGTGACTATTTTCTTTTTTATTCAGCTGGCCCGGATGCATGGCAGAAGGATAGCCTTGGGCAGCGTTTCAACTTTGTAAAAAACCTGTACAGCAATGTGTGTTACTACTATATAAGTATAGGAGGTACAGGAAAACGCATACAAACATCATCTGCTACCGGCACAGGCATACCAGTTTCTACTTTTGATGATAGAATTGCGCACGAAGTAGATACCATCAATTTTTTGCGTAGCGGTAAGCAATGGTATGGAGAGGAGTTCAGCAGTACGCCGGGCAATACCCTTCACCGCTCGTTTACCTATACATTTCCTTCAATAGTTGCAGGTTCACCACTTACTTTCAGAACCAATATTGCAGCGCGCAGTGTGGGTGCAGCCAGCAGGTTCGAGATAAGAGTCAATGGGCAGAATTTGCCAATGATCAATATACCAGCTGTAAGTGGAAATATATTGGAAGCTTTTGCTGTAGAAAACCAGCTGGAGGCAGCGGTGCCGGCGGGGCAGGAGGCAGTAACGATTAACTATAGTTTCATCCCCGGAACATTTAACGCACAGGGATGGTTGAACTGGCTGCAGGTTTCGTGCAGGCGCAACCTGGTAATGACGGGCATACGCCAGCAGCCTTTTAGAGACTGGCATTCAGTAGGAGCTGGGAATACTGCCACATTCAGTCTTTCGGGAGCAACAGCCAATGCGCAAGTGTGGGAAGTAACTAACCCACTGGAGCCGCTGCGTATGAACCTGCAAGGCAGCGGCAATGTTAGCTTTTCGAATGATGCTGGCAGGCTCCGGGAGTACATATATATAAGTGGTGAAGAATTCCTAGTGCCTACAGTTGTGGGAAAGGTGAATAATCAGAACCTGCATGCACCTGCTGTAGTTGATTACATCATTGTTACAAATGCTTTGCTGCGTGGTGAAGCCAATAAGCTTGCTGCATTTCATGCACAACATAGTGGGATGAAAGTAACGGTGGCTACAACGGAGGAGATCTTTAATGAGTTTGCCTCGGGTATACCTGATCCGGCTGCCGTGAGGGATTATGTAAAAATGTTTTACGACAGGGCAGGGGCAGATACCACTAAGCGGCCAAAATACCTGCTTTTGTTTGGAGATGCTTCTTTTGATTATAAAAATCGAGTGGCTGCTAATACCAACCTGGTGCCTTCGTACCAAAGCATAAACAGCCTGGATCCGCTGGCTACTTATACCAGTGATGATTTTTTTGGTTTACTGGATGATGCGGATGATATCAACCTGAACTCGCCTCCTGGTCTGCTGGATATTGGTATTGGCCGCATACCGGCAGCTACCGCGGCTGAGGCTAAGCTATTTGTAGAAAAGATCATTCACTACCACAGCCCTGCTACGTTGGGCAGTTGGAGAAACAACCTGACGTTTGTTGCCGACGATGAAGATGGAAACCTGCACCTGAATGATGCTGAACTAATCTCAGCTAATGCCCATACCGCTAATCCGTTGTACAACCAGTACAAGATATACCTGGATGCCTTCAGACAAGAAAGTGGCAGTGGTGGAAGCAGGTACCCTGCGGTGAACCAGGCAATCATCAACCAGATGTTTAATGGTAACCTGGTTTGGAACTACAGTGGCCACGGCGGCAGCCAGCGTCTTGCTGAAGAAGCTATTTTTGATCGTGACCTGATCAACCAGCTGAACAATGAAGACAAGCTGCCATTGATGATCACGGCGACTTGTGATTTTGCTCCCTTTGATGACCCGGCTAATAAATCTTTAGGAGAAAGCCTGCTGGTGGATTATAAAAAAGGTGCTATTGCTCTTACTACCACCACTCGCCTGGTGTTTGCTTTCAGTAACAGGATCATAAACAACGCTTACCTGCAGTTTGCACTGCAGCCCGATGCAGCCGGAAAGTATCGCTCACTAGGAGAAGCTATCAGAATTACGAAGAACCATACGCTCAATGCTTCTGCTGATGTGGTCAACAACCGTAAGTTTACTTTGCTGGGCGATCCGGCAATGCGACTGGCGTTTCCTGAATGGAAGGTGCAGGTTCAGGCAGTAAATGGTCTTCCTGCTACAGCGGCGGATACTTTGAAAGCATTGGAAGAATGTACTATTACCGGGATACTTACAGATAATAATGGTATTCAGCTCCACTCGTTCAATGGCACCATCTATCCCACCGTTTTTGATAAAGCACAACCTGTGTCTACGTTAGCAAATGATCCGGGAAGTTTGCCCACAACATTCAATCAACAAACAAATGTTGTTTATAAAGGAAAGGCTACAGTTACCAATGGTTATTTCAGTTTCAGGTTTATCGTGCCGAAGGATATCAACTACCAGTTAGGAAATGGCAGAATGAGCTTCTATGCTGAGAATGGAAGCAAAGATGCAAATGGTCTTTTTACTAATTTTTTCATTGGCGGCACTGGTAACACTGCCATCAATGATGAAGAAGGTCCGTCGCTGAAAGCATATCTGAATGATGAAAAGTTTGTGAACGGCGGGTTGGTAAACGAGCAGCCGTTGCTGATCATCAAGCTGAAAGACTCATCAGGTATCAATACTACAGGTACCGGTATCGGACATGACATTACTGCTATACTGGATGGGGATGAAAAGAACCTCCTTGTCCTGAATGATTTTTACGAAGCAGATATAGATAATTATAAACAGGGAACTGTTCGCTTCCAACTTCCATTGCTGCAGCCGGGGCCACATACACTTAAAGTAAAGGCTTGGGACGTGGCCAATAACAGCAACGAGACCTTTTTAGAATTCGTAGTTGCCCGGTCTGAAAACCTGCAATTGCAACATGTTTTGAACTATCCAAACCCTTTTACTAACCGCACAAGTTTCTGGTTTGAACATAATCAACCCGGAAGCAGCTTAAAGACCTTGATTCAAATCTATAGTGTGTCTGGCAAGCTGGTTCACCAGTTGCAGAAGATCGTTCAAAGTGATGGCAACCGAAGCACGGAAATAGAATGGGATGGTTGTGACAGCTATGGAAGCAGGTTAGGCAGAGGCGTTTATATATATAGAATAGTTGTAACCGGCGCCGACGGCAAACGTGCTGAAAAGCTTGAAAAGCTGTACATTCTGTAG
- the porV gene encoding type IX secretion system outer membrane channel protein PorV translates to MKQSTLRMSAAVLLGLLLGTASNAQDANKINVVTSAVPFLRISPDARAGGMGDVGIATSPDANASFWNLAKTPFAQSRTSIAATYTPWLKDLGLNDVYLASLAGYYKLDEEQAVSSSIRYFSLGNIQFTDFAGNDLQSFRPREFSIDLGYSRKLGERLGLGVALRYINSNLAGGQAVNGVSYKAGNAVSGDISLFHTGVNEQGAGWNWGIVLSNLGSKISYTSDATQKDYIPANLGLGAAYTWSFDDDNKLTVGADVNKLLVPTPPALGDSAGLARYRNKSVISSWFGSFSDAGSFGEELREFQISGGAEYTYNQQFMMRAGYFYEDRTKGNRKYFTLGAGLKYNVFGLNFSYLIPTGQGVNRNPLSNTLRFSLVFDLDNNTNGSASR, encoded by the coding sequence ATGAAACAATCAACTCTGAGAATGTCTGCTGCGGTTTTATTGGGTCTATTACTAGGAACAGCCAGTAATGCTCAGGATGCCAATAAAATAAACGTAGTAACTTCTGCAGTACCTTTTTTAAGGATTTCGCCAGATGCACGTGCCGGTGGAATGGGCGATGTAGGTATTGCTACGTCTCCTGATGCGAATGCTTCTTTTTGGAACCTGGCTAAAACTCCTTTTGCACAAAGCAGAACAAGCATTGCCGCTACATATACTCCATGGTTAAAAGACCTGGGTTTAAATGATGTTTATCTTGCTTCACTGGCTGGCTACTACAAGCTGGATGAAGAGCAGGCCGTTTCATCATCTATTCGCTATTTTAGTTTAGGAAATATTCAATTCACAGATTTTGCAGGAAACGATCTTCAGTCTTTCCGTCCGAGAGAATTTTCAATTGACCTTGGTTATAGCCGCAAACTGGGTGAAAGATTGGGATTGGGTGTAGCACTTCGTTACATCAATAGTAACCTTGCTGGTGGACAGGCTGTAAATGGCGTTTCTTACAAAGCTGGTAACGCAGTATCAGGTGATATCTCTTTATTCCATACAGGTGTTAATGAGCAGGGTGCAGGATGGAACTGGGGTATAGTGCTTAGCAACCTTGGATCTAAAATTTCTTACACTAGCGACGCTACGCAAAAAGATTATATACCTGCAAACCTTGGTTTAGGTGCAGCTTATACATGGTCATTTGATGATGATAATAAACTAACTGTTGGTGCTGATGTAAATAAACTACTGGTGCCTACACCACCAGCTTTAGGTGATAGTGCAGGTCTTGCCAGGTATCGTAACAAGAGTGTTATCAGCAGCTGGTTTGGCAGCTTCAGCGATGCTGGCAGCTTTGGCGAAGAGTTAAGAGAATTTCAAATTTCAGGTGGTGCAGAATATACTTACAACCAGCAGTTCATGATGCGTGCAGGATATTTTTACGAAGACCGTACAAAAGGTAACCGTAAATATTTTACACTTGGCGCAGGTCTTAAGTACAATGTTTTCGGTCTGAACTTTTCTTACCTGATCCCTACAGGTCAAGGTGTTAACCGTAACCCGCTTTCAAACACACTACGCTTTAGCCTTGTGTTCGACCTGGATAATAATACTAATGGTTCTGCTTCAAGATAA
- the ispF gene encoding 2-C-methyl-D-erythritol 2,4-cyclodiphosphate synthase: MFRIGSGIDFHQLVEGRELWLGGINIPHHKGALGHSDADVLLHAICDALLGALCLGDIGVHFPDTSAEFKNIDSKILLKRTYDLITSEGYKVVNIDTTLTLEAPKIKPYVSQMQQAIASILQLGERDVSIKATTTEKMGFVGREEGVVAYATALLQRV; the protein is encoded by the coding sequence ATGTTTAGAATAGGATCAGGAATAGACTTTCACCAGTTGGTAGAAGGAAGGGAACTCTGGCTTGGCGGAATCAACATTCCACATCACAAAGGCGCCTTAGGTCATAGTGATGCAGATGTACTACTTCATGCTATATGCGATGCTTTACTGGGTGCTTTGTGCCTTGGTGATATAGGCGTTCATTTTCCTGATACTTCTGCTGAGTTCAAAAATATTGACAGCAAGATATTGCTAAAACGTACCTATGACCTTATAACCTCTGAAGGATATAAAGTAGTGAATATAGATACCACCCTCACCTTAGAAGCTCCTAAAATAAAGCCTTACGTCAGCCAGATGCAGCAAGCGATTGCATCCATTCTACAGTTGGGTGAAAGAGATGTTTCTATAAAAGCAACTACTACTGAAAAGATGGGTTTTGTAGGTAGAGAAGAGGGTGTAGTAGCCTATGCAACAGCCTTACTTCAGCGGGTTTAG
- the dut gene encoding dUTP diphosphatase: MATFALVEKLTLKIVNTSSNPLPSYATGGSSGMDLRAQLNEPVLLKPLQRVMIPTGLSIELPVGYEAQVRPRSGLAIKQGITCLNTPGTIDAGYRGEIKVILVNLSEEVQQIEHGDRIAQLVIQRVEQVQLELVDELGTTERGAGGFGHTGKN, from the coding sequence ATGGCTACATTTGCTTTAGTGGAAAAACTAACGCTTAAAATTGTAAATACGTCATCCAATCCATTGCCATCTTATGCAACAGGTGGTTCTTCAGGAATGGATCTTCGGGCTCAATTAAATGAGCCTGTTTTGCTTAAACCGCTGCAGCGAGTAATGATACCAACAGGATTATCAATAGAGTTGCCTGTAGGGTATGAAGCGCAGGTGCGGCCACGAAGTGGTTTAGCAATCAAACAAGGCATAACATGCCTGAATACACCAGGAACTATTGATGCAGGTTATCGCGGTGAAATCAAAGTAATATTGGTAAACCTGTCGGAAGAAGTGCAGCAAATAGAACATGGTGACAGGATAGCGCAATTGGTAATACAGCGGGTAGAGCAAGTGCAGTTAGAACTGGTAGATGAATTGGGAACTACTGAAAGAGGCGCTGGCGGATTTGGTCACACTGGCAAAAATTAA
- a CDS encoding DUF4292 domain-containing protein, with amino-acid sequence MRIVFIICCLFSLLVACRPAKKVQRIQTAISKVDTTQTVIVKDVAVDSLQEAKAVFKKVLTNNIDFTTFNAKVRVEYDGKEGGDEATAFIRVRKDSIMWLSLRGALGIEGFRVLITQDSVKVMNLLKKTVQLRSISYLQEMTQLPFDFQTLQDLVVGNPVFIDSNIVSYKVDANNQLNVLMKGRFFKHLLTLDNKNLKVLHSKLDDIDVTRNRTCDITFSNYETSAGVPFSTKRRITVAEQSKLDINLDFKQYTFNQPTTFPFSIPRNYKRQ; translated from the coding sequence ATGAGAATTGTATTTATCATTTGTTGCCTTTTCTCATTGCTGGTTGCTTGCAGACCAGCTAAAAAAGTGCAGCGTATACAAACTGCTATTTCTAAAGTTGATACTACACAAACTGTGATAGTGAAAGACGTAGCTGTCGATTCATTGCAAGAGGCTAAAGCAGTTTTCAAAAAAGTTCTTACTAACAATATTGATTTCACCACCTTCAATGCAAAGGTGCGGGTAGAGTACGACGGTAAAGAAGGCGGTGATGAGGCTACTGCATTTATCCGTGTACGTAAGGATAGCATCATGTGGTTATCTCTTCGCGGAGCTTTAGGTATAGAAGGTTTCAGAGTTCTGATAACACAGGATAGCGTGAAAGTGATGAACCTGCTGAAGAAGACTGTGCAACTACGCAGCATCAGCTACCTGCAGGAAATGACTCAGCTTCCTTTCGATTTTCAAACATTGCAAGACCTGGTAGTTGGTAATCCTGTCTTCATCGACAGCAATATTGTTTCTTATAAAGTAGATGCAAACAACCAATTGAATGTATTGATGAAAGGAAGGTTCTTTAAACATCTTCTTACGCTGGATAATAAAAACCTCAAAGTCTTGCACAGCAAGTTGGACGATATAGACGTAACCCGTAACAGAACCTGCGATATTACCTTTAGCAATTATGAAACTTCTGCAGGTGTACCTTTCTCTACCAAACGAAGAATAACTGTAGCAGAGCAATCTAAACTTGACATCAATCTTGATTTCAAGCAATATACTTTTAACCAACCTACTACATTTCCTTTTAGTATTCCAAGGAACTACAAAAGGCAATAG
- a CDS encoding murein hydrolase activator EnvC family protein, giving the protein MFNKIVLLVLLMVAGFVLVAQQNKEELQRKQNDLKREIEELNRSLKQIRNSKSKSLANYNLVKRKIAAREELINTINKDMRLLDDNIYLSQLEINKLNRELDTLKQEYAKSLVFAYKNRSNYDYLNFIFSAATFNDAIKRVTYLKSYRQYREQQVANINKTQSIVENKIASLNNSKNQKAVALQDHSKQLQVLEEDRKEQNQVVTKLQSEEKNLSAAIRKRENDRRQIQSAITAAIRREQQLEAKRRADALAKQKAEEERLRKEALARNAANNNNTPSAPTSSSRRTEPATTGVTTAPKTERVYTPLESTEEGKAMSINFETNRGRLPWPVDAGHVSIPFGEYTIAGTKLRGRSDGITISLPTGSTVKAVADGEVISVIDIGGEQAVLVKHGKYLTTYSHLGSASVSRGQAVKPGTVLGRAAANDDGEGEVVFMVTTERGQHMNPESWLRRR; this is encoded by the coding sequence ATGTTCAACAAAATAGTACTCCTGGTGCTACTTATGGTAGCCGGCTTTGTCCTGGTAGCACAGCAAAACAAAGAGGAACTACAACGTAAACAGAATGATCTGAAGCGTGAGATAGAAGAGCTCAACAGGTCGCTAAAACAGATACGCAACAGTAAGAGTAAATCGCTTGCTAATTATAACCTGGTAAAGCGGAAAATAGCTGCACGTGAAGAATTGATCAATACGATCAACAAAGACATGCGCCTGCTAGACGATAACATCTATCTCTCTCAGTTGGAGATAAACAAGCTGAACCGTGAACTGGATACACTAAAGCAGGAATATGCTAAAAGTCTTGTGTTTGCTTATAAAAACCGTAGTAACTACGACTACTTAAATTTTATTTTTTCTGCTGCTACATTCAATGATGCTATCAAGCGTGTGACTTACCTAAAAAGCTATAGGCAATACCGTGAGCAGCAGGTTGCAAACATCAATAAAACGCAGAGTATTGTAGAGAACAAGATCGCCAGCCTAAACAACAGCAAGAACCAAAAAGCGGTTGCGCTGCAAGATCACAGCAAGCAACTGCAGGTACTGGAAGAAGATCGTAAAGAGCAGAACCAGGTGGTGACCAAGCTGCAAAGTGAAGAGAAAAATCTTTCTGCCGCTATACGCAAACGTGAGAATGACAGGAGGCAAATTCAATCAGCTATCACTGCAGCTATCAGGCGTGAGCAACAACTGGAAGCAAAAAGAAGAGCTGATGCTTTGGCCAAACAAAAAGCTGAAGAAGAAAGGTTGCGTAAAGAAGCTCTTGCCCGCAATGCGGCTAACAATAACAATACACCTTCAGCTCCTACATCATCTTCGCGCAGAACAGAGCCCGCTACTACCGGTGTAACTACTGCACCTAAAACGGAAAGGGTATACACACCACTGGAGTCTACAGAAGAAGGCAAGGCAATGTCTATAAATTTTGAAACCAACCGAGGCAGGCTGCCATGGCCGGTAGATGCAGGACATGTTTCTATTCCTTTTGGAGAATATACCATTGCAGGAACCAAGTTAAGAGGTAGAAGTGATGGTATAACTATTTCTTTGCCTACTGGTTCTACAGTAAAAGCTGTAGCAGATGGTGAGGTTATATCAGTAATAGATATTGGTGGAGAGCAAGCGGTGCTGGTAAAGCATGGTAAGTATTTAACCACATACAGTCACCTTGGTAGTGCCAGTGTAAGCCGTGGACAAGCAGTTAAGCCTGGTACTGTACTAGGTCGTGCGGCTGCAAATGATGATGGTGAAGGTGAAGTTGTATTCATGGTTACCACAGAGCGTGGCCAGCACATGAACCCTGAATCATGGTTAAGAAGAAGATAG